One Bradyrhizobium zhanjiangense DNA segment encodes these proteins:
- a CDS encoding MotA/TolQ/ExbB proton channel family protein, with the protein MSSMTIGPIAGQAADPSERSALLFWMIFTGLSVFAVVLLWRFGLIHLMLTSDRTYISSVIAVLYVVTCGHCFLRTRAIAREGAAARRCRAVLSAVGGSKALDAGATALPRGLVRDHIESLVTKAAAQGYRPVDQTLLLRTLADRLRGSNGFGAFVSDTLMKLGLLGTIIGFIIMLAPIAGLDAADKTAMRSSMGLMSDGMAVAMYTTLAGLVGSILVRIQYYMLDAATQRVFSDAVVLTETYVTPVLERRGSGTPS; encoded by the coding sequence ATGAGTTCTATGACGATTGGACCGATCGCGGGCCAAGCTGCCGACCCATCCGAGCGCAGCGCACTGCTGTTCTGGATGATCTTCACCGGGCTCTCGGTCTTCGCCGTCGTGCTCTTGTGGCGCTTCGGCCTGATCCACCTGATGCTGACCTCCGACCGCACCTACATTTCGAGCGTGATCGCGGTGCTTTATGTCGTCACCTGCGGCCACTGCTTCCTGCGGACGCGGGCGATCGCCCGTGAGGGCGCAGCGGCACGGCGCTGCCGGGCGGTGCTGTCGGCCGTCGGCGGCAGCAAGGCGCTGGATGCAGGGGCGACGGCGCTGCCGCGGGGCCTCGTGCGCGATCACATCGAGAGCCTCGTGACCAAGGCCGCCGCGCAAGGCTACCGGCCGGTCGACCAGACGCTGCTGCTGCGGACGCTGGCCGACCGGCTGCGCGGCTCCAACGGCTTCGGCGCTTTCGTCTCGGACACGCTGATGAAGCTCGGCCTGCTCGGCACCATCATCGGCTTCATCATCATGCTGGCGCCGATCGCGGGCCTGGATGCCGCCGACAAGACCGCGATGCGCTCCTCGATGGGGCTGATGAGCGACGGCATGGCGGTGGCGATGTACACGACGTTGGCGGGCCTCGTCGGCTCGATCCTGGTCCGCATCCAGTACTACATGCTGGATGCGGCGACCCAGCGGGTGTTCTCGGATGCGGTGGTGCTGACCGAGACCTATGTGACCCCGGTCCTGGAGCGCAGGGGATCTGGGACGCCGTCATGA
- the rpe gene encoding ribulose-phosphate 3-epimerase yields the protein MTQAFAPRPLAIAPSILASDFSKLGEEVRAVDAAGADWIHLDVMDGHFVPNISYGPDVIKAMRPHTKKIFDAHLMISPCDPYLEAFAKAGCDHITVHAEAGPHLHRSLQAIRALGKKAGVSLNPGTPISALEYVLDLVDLVLVMSVNPGFGGQTFIPSAIGKIRDIRAMTAGRPIDIEVDGGIGPDVAGALAAAGANAFVAGTSVFRGGTQEAYKTNIAAIRNAALGARGEAI from the coding sequence ATGACCCAAGCCTTCGCCCCCCGCCCCCTGGCCATAGCACCCTCGATCCTGGCCTCGGATTTCTCCAAGCTCGGCGAGGAGGTGCGCGCGGTGGATGCCGCCGGCGCCGACTGGATCCATCTCGACGTGATGGATGGACACTTCGTTCCCAACATCTCCTACGGTCCTGATGTCATCAAGGCGATGCGCCCGCACACGAAGAAGATCTTCGACGCGCATCTGATGATCTCGCCCTGCGACCCCTATCTCGAGGCCTTTGCGAAAGCCGGGTGCGACCACATCACCGTCCATGCGGAGGCAGGTCCACATCTGCACCGTTCGCTCCAGGCCATCCGCGCGCTCGGCAAGAAGGCCGGCGTCTCGCTCAACCCGGGCACGCCGATCAGCGCGCTCGAATACGTGCTCGACCTGGTCGACCTCGTGCTGGTGATGTCGGTCAATCCCGGCTTCGGCGGCCAGACCTTCATCCCCTCCGCGATCGGCAAGATCCGTGACATCCGCGCGATGACTGCGGGACGCCCGATCGACATCGAGGTCGACGGCGGTATCGGCCCTGACGTTGCCGGCGCGCTCGCGGCGGCGGGCGCCAACGCCTTCGTCGCTGGCACCTCCGTGTTCAGGGGCGGCACGCAGGAGGCCTACAAGACCAACATCGCGGCCATCCGCAACGCGGCGCTAGGGGCGCGCGGCGAAGCGATTTGA
- a CDS encoding KTSC domain-containing protein, translated as MPSSVIRFFRYAPDMRELKVTFVSGRLYVYEDVPAEVVAAFKDARSKGTFFNQHIRDRYACHEITREYSGRAGS; from the coding sequence ATGCCGTCTTCCGTGATCCGCTTCTTTCGCTATGCGCCCGATATGCGCGAGCTGAAGGTGACTTTCGTCAGCGGTCGCCTGTATGTCTACGAGGACGTTCCGGCCGAGGTCGTTGCCGCGTTCAAGGATGCGCGCTCAAAGGGAACGTTCTTCAACCAGCACATCCGTGACCGCTATGCCTGTCACGAGATCACGCGTGAATACTCCGGACGCGCCGGATCCTGA
- a CDS encoding metallophosphoesterase family protein: MLLAVFSDIHGNRQAFEACLKIARAKGAERFVLLGDFVGYGADPEWVVDTAMELVAGGAIAVRGNHDQAVNSSAETMNVEAQVAIEWTRGRLDSAQRRFLAELPMLVEDDGRLFVHSEASSPQRWHYVRSTADAAKSLISTPAHVTFCGHIHRPALYSMSVTAKMTSFVPKTDVSVQLLRGRQWLAVLGSVGQPRDGDPSAAFVLFDTVSCQITYCRAPYDIETAANRIRENGLPHWLADRLSQGR; encoded by the coding sequence GTGCTCCTAGCTGTCTTCTCGGATATCCACGGCAACCGGCAGGCGTTCGAGGCGTGCCTGAAGATCGCCCGTGCGAAGGGCGCGGAGCGCTTCGTCCTGCTCGGTGATTTCGTCGGCTATGGCGCCGATCCGGAATGGGTCGTGGACACAGCGATGGAGCTCGTCGCCGGCGGCGCCATTGCCGTGCGCGGCAATCACGACCAGGCGGTCAATTCCTCGGCCGAGACCATGAATGTCGAGGCGCAGGTCGCGATCGAATGGACCCGCGGCCGGCTCGATAGCGCGCAGCGGCGGTTCCTGGCCGAATTGCCGATGCTGGTGGAGGACGACGGCCGTCTGTTCGTGCATTCGGAAGCCTCCAGCCCGCAGCGCTGGCACTATGTCCGATCAACGGCCGATGCCGCCAAGAGCCTGATATCGACGCCCGCCCACGTCACCTTCTGCGGCCACATCCACAGGCCGGCGCTCTATTCGATGTCGGTGACGGCGAAGATGACGAGCTTTGTGCCGAAGACCGACGTGTCCGTGCAGCTCTTGCGCGGGCGGCAATGGCTTGCCGTGCTCGGTTCGGTCGGCCAGCCCCGCGACGGCGATCCATCCGCGGCCTTCGTGCTGTTCGACACGGTTTCGTGCCAGATCACCTATTGCCGCGCGCCCTACGATATCGAGACGGCCGCAAACCGGATCCGCGAGAACGGCCTGCCGCATTGGCTGGCCGACCGCCTCTCGCAGGGGCGCTGA
- a CDS encoding serine/threonine protein kinase produces the protein MPKPLVKSGAVIDGFTIGECVHAGGMATLWTVTHPGIDVPMLMKIPRVSEGEDPAAIVSFEMEMMILPRLAGPHVPACFGTGDFAHQAYVVIERIVGTTLYKRLPDLPLPYDEARQLVAKIATALADLHRQNVIHHDIKPSSIMFRESGEAVLIDYGLSHHNHLPDLLQEEFRLPYGTAPYMAPERLLGVRDDPRSDLFSLGVLLYFFTTGERPFGEGETLRAMRRRLWRDPYPPRALRADYPPWLQEVVLRCLEIEPVWRYPTASQLAFDLTHPDQVKLTARAERLKRDSLGIAWRRRFNQGVMQPRAKSDVAAQIASSPILAVALDTVEGAPELNEALRVTTARILATLPSARLACLNVLKLNRIAIDRTLDEQGSNKHIDRLVALRHWATPLKLDESRLSVHVLEAVDPAAAILEFAAVNHLDHVIIGARQSSFRRTLLGSVSAKVASEAACTVTVVRPPRMAGDAAEADAGEAAG, from the coding sequence ATGCCGAAACCGCTGGTCAAATCAGGCGCTGTGATCGACGGCTTCACCATCGGCGAGTGCGTGCATGCTGGCGGAATGGCGACGCTGTGGACCGTCACCCATCCCGGCATCGATGTGCCCATGCTGATGAAGATCCCGCGGGTGTCGGAGGGCGAGGATCCCGCCGCGATCGTCTCTTTCGAGATGGAGATGATGATCCTGCCGCGGCTCGCAGGGCCGCACGTGCCGGCCTGTTTCGGCACCGGGGATTTCGCGCACCAGGCCTATGTCGTGATCGAGCGCATCGTCGGCACGACGCTCTACAAGCGGCTGCCGGACCTGCCGCTGCCCTATGACGAGGCGCGGCAACTCGTGGCGAAGATTGCGACCGCGCTCGCCGACCTGCACCGGCAGAACGTGATCCATCACGACATCAAGCCAAGCAGCATCATGTTCCGCGAGAGCGGCGAGGCCGTGCTGATCGATTACGGCCTGTCGCACCACAACCATCTGCCTGATTTGTTGCAGGAAGAATTTCGCCTGCCTTACGGGACCGCGCCTTACATGGCCCCCGAGCGGCTGCTTGGTGTTCGTGACGATCCGCGCAGTGACCTGTTCTCGCTCGGCGTGCTGCTCTATTTCTTCACTACGGGCGAGCGTCCGTTCGGCGAGGGTGAGACGTTGCGCGCGATGCGGCGCCGGCTGTGGCGCGATCCCTATCCGCCGCGCGCATTGCGCGCTGACTATCCGCCCTGGCTCCAGGAGGTGGTGCTGCGCTGCCTCGAGATCGAGCCGGTGTGGCGCTATCCAACGGCATCACAGCTCGCCTTCGACCTCACCCATCCGGATCAGGTCAAGCTCACCGCGCGCGCGGAACGGCTGAAGCGTGATTCCCTGGGCATCGCGTGGCGGCGCCGCTTCAATCAGGGCGTCATGCAGCCACGGGCGAAGTCGGATGTCGCGGCGCAGATCGCGTCGAGCCCAATTCTTGCGGTGGCGCTCGACACGGTGGAGGGCGCACCGGAGCTGAACGAAGCGCTCCGCGTGACGACCGCGCGCATCCTCGCCACACTGCCCTCGGCGCGGCTTGCCTGCCTCAACGTGCTCAAGCTCAACCGCATCGCGATCGACCGGACGCTCGACGAGCAGGGCTCCAACAAGCATATCGACCGCCTGGTCGCGCTCCGGCATTGGGCGACGCCCCTCAAGCTGGATGAGAGCCGGCTGTCGGTTCATGTGCTGGAAGCCGTCGATCCCGCCGCTGCGATCCTGGAGTTCGCCGCGGTCAATCATCTCGACCACGTCATCATCGGGGCACGGCAGAGCTCGTTCCGCCGTACGCTGCTCGGCAGCGTCTCGGCCAAGGTGGCCTCGGAAGCAGCCTGCACCGTCACCGTGGTGCGGCCGCCGCGAATGGCGGGGGATGCAGCCGAAGCGGATGCCGGCGAGGCGGCCGGATAG
- a CDS encoding EF-hand domain-containing protein yields MLFALGAVGSALDVIQSLTSSKSSSATQKTGSSQGATNPFAIDSGSSSTTSGATSSINSGRYPQISPETMNALFAAQSQSTDGASGATSSTSSSSASSTSKDREAALKDLFSQIDADGDGKITKSEFEDALGAGGTNLAQADDVFSKMDANSDDSISLDEMSKALTSGHGRHHAQGAGGSGDASGGGSESSSKASRGSTSTTTTNADGSTTTTVTYADGFKMSTTVPGASSSSSANGGGNSPYDWFGQMMQRQAQAVSATASSSMSMSV; encoded by the coding sequence ATGTTGTTCGCCCTCGGTGCCGTAGGCAGTGCGCTCGACGTGATCCAGTCGCTGACGAGCTCGAAATCGTCATCGGCAACGCAGAAGACGGGATCTTCCCAAGGCGCAACCAATCCATTCGCGATCGACAGCGGCAGCAGCAGCACGACCAGCGGCGCGACCTCGTCGATCAATTCGGGCAGGTATCCGCAGATATCGCCCGAAACGATGAATGCGTTGTTCGCGGCGCAAAGCCAGTCGACCGACGGCGCGAGCGGGGCGACCAGCTCGACCTCGTCGAGTTCGGCGTCCTCGACCTCGAAGGACCGGGAGGCGGCGCTGAAGGATCTGTTCTCGCAGATCGATGCGGATGGCGACGGCAAGATCACCAAGTCCGAGTTCGAGGATGCGCTGGGCGCCGGCGGCACCAATCTGGCGCAGGCCGACGACGTGTTCTCGAAGATGGATGCGAACTCGGATGACAGCATCAGCCTGGATGAGATGTCGAAGGCGCTGACGAGCGGCCATGGCCGCCATCACGCGCAAGGCGCCGGCGGATCGGGCGATGCGTCGGGCGGCGGATCGGAGTCTTCGTCGAAGGCAAGCAGGGGGTCGACCTCGACGACGACGACCAATGCCGACGGCTCGACCACCACCACCGTCACCTATGCCGACGGTTTCAAGATGTCGACGACTGTGCCTGGCGCGTCCAGCTCTTCAAGCGCGAATGGTGGCGGCAATTCGCCCTATGATTGGTTCGGGCAGATGATGCAGCGTCAGGCGCAGGCTGTGTCCGCGACCGCGTCCTCTTCGATGTCGATGAGCGTGTGA